One stretch of Burkholderia oklahomensis C6786 DNA includes these proteins:
- a CDS encoding type VI secretion lipoprotein TssJ — MRRMMGPFKSFAAAVALCALAGCSMFSSSKPEEPRQLHVTLVGGSRLNVAPTGEPRPVQTCVYVVGAADWLPTQGSDDSSCASRGQDSTVVADSRHVIAPNQVLQFSLNLPRSGDLWLVTDADYARRPANYAPLRIRIEGRGLIHMAVWLDRNGIYNALLPGPVPIGGADAASAVRIDEPPPARKTKTTYGTRRSRQ; from the coding sequence GTGCGTCGCATGATGGGCCCCTTCAAATCGTTCGCGGCGGCGGTCGCGCTGTGCGCGCTCGCGGGCTGCTCGATGTTTTCGTCGTCGAAGCCCGAGGAGCCGAGGCAGCTGCACGTGACGCTCGTCGGCGGCAGCCGGCTGAACGTCGCGCCGACGGGCGAGCCGCGTCCGGTGCAGACGTGCGTCTACGTCGTGGGCGCGGCCGACTGGCTGCCGACGCAGGGCAGCGACGACTCGTCGTGCGCGTCGCGCGGTCAGGACAGCACGGTCGTCGCCGACTCGCGCCACGTGATCGCGCCGAACCAGGTGCTGCAGTTCTCGCTGAACCTGCCGCGCTCGGGCGACCTCTGGCTCGTGACCGACGCCGACTACGCTCGTCGGCCGGCGAACTACGCGCCGCTGCGCATCCGCATCGAGGGCCGCGGATTGATTCACATGGCCGTCTGGCTCGACCGCAACGGCATCTACAACGCGTTGTTGCCGGGGCCGGTGCCCATCGGCGGCGCGGACGCCGCATCGGCGGTCCGCATCGACGAGCCGCCGCCCGCGCGCAAGACGAAAACCACCTATGGGACAAGGAGAAGCAGGCAATGA
- a CDS encoding DUF4150 domain-containing protein, producing the protein MFANCSAGGMALSGADVCKTPPLAIPVSYPNIANKPEAVPNVPNIIYAGGPVHNLNTIIPVTHSDEPGSMGGVASGTVSGPSRHVKGSGKVMIQGAPQTRLTDTNLPNNQNTAGNSVAPSQTITMTLS; encoded by the coding sequence ATGTTTGCAAATTGCTCTGCCGGAGGGATGGCGCTGTCGGGCGCCGACGTCTGCAAGACGCCACCCCTTGCGATTCCCGTGTCGTATCCGAACATCGCGAACAAGCCCGAGGCCGTGCCGAACGTGCCGAACATCATTTACGCGGGCGGTCCGGTGCACAACCTGAACACGATCATTCCGGTCACGCACAGCGACGAGCCGGGCTCGATGGGCGGCGTCGCGTCGGGCACCGTCTCGGGGCCGTCGCGACACGTGAAGGGCTCGGGCAAGGTGATGATCCAGGGCGCGCCGCAGACGCGCCTCACGGACACGAACCTGCCGAACAACCAGAACACGGCCGGGAATTCCGTCGCGCCGTCGCAGACGATCACGATGACCCTCAGCTGA
- a CDS encoding DUF3540 domain-containing protein translates to MSMREMSAVHGTRAYECDDDAASRHALTRIMKGGARARDAGPNARDAHAEAPSREPASSAPAAEATMLARVGEARTATGEWLVTVQPGVVLRAKKAVSCVVAPQPGDLVQICRDGERCWVLAVLERGDASDEVTLDFGDAHVALRARDVRVEARDRLSLEAAQLASRAQVVTQAAAERQTHVSGTDATHAGSTVVHTERHMAMHAKSAVVTASSLLKIDAGQIHMG, encoded by the coding sequence ATGAGCATGCGGGAAATGTCTGCCGTGCACGGCACGCGTGCATACGAGTGCGACGACGACGCGGCATCGCGTCATGCGCTGACGCGAATCATGAAGGGCGGCGCGCGGGCGCGCGACGCGGGGCCGAATGCGCGTGACGCGCATGCGGAAGCGCCGTCGCGCGAGCCGGCGTCGTCCGCGCCCGCTGCTGAGGCGACGATGCTCGCGCGCGTCGGCGAAGCGCGCACGGCGACGGGCGAATGGCTCGTCACCGTGCAGCCCGGCGTCGTGCTGCGCGCGAAGAAGGCGGTGAGCTGCGTCGTCGCGCCGCAGCCGGGCGATCTCGTGCAGATCTGCCGCGACGGCGAGCGCTGCTGGGTGCTCGCGGTGCTCGAACGCGGCGATGCGAGCGACGAGGTGACGCTCGATTTCGGCGACGCGCACGTCGCGCTGCGCGCGCGCGACGTGCGCGTCGAGGCGCGCGATCGCCTGTCGCTCGAGGCCGCGCAGCTCGCGAGCCGCGCGCAGGTGGTCACGCAGGCGGCGGCCGAGCGCCAGACGCACGTGAGCGGTACCGACGCGACGCACGCGGGCAGCACGGTCGTCCACACCGAGCGGCACATGGCGATGCATGCGAAGAGCGCGGTCGTCACGGCGTCGTCGCTGCTGAAGATCGACGCAGGCCAGATCCATATGGGCTGA
- a CDS encoding pentapeptide repeat-containing protein, producing MSTIRSTVPPPPLPEVVEGQHYASPQRDVALADTLFVDCHFDRVEWSGCRLSNLRFVNCTFDANRFDRCELLKLTHESSRIRAGAWTQSALRGVSFNECEIEGGAWTGSLLKDVVCAQSKGAGWTFDGVRGAHVSLVAGDYAGVTLRGGHWSDTSWIGSDLADLRLEAVGLENLIAGQSGFQRVMLVECRGINVRWIDSRIERMTVHGCELKQAAWSHSTWATGEIHASRLPLASFDHATVNGLTVTNSDLSQAIFDSASVADSALQGVRAPRIALRDAWLARVNLSGAHLQQLDARGVHLERVDLRGADCRGGNLVGQPRQAWSAADTRDAVFEEATGADDQLWWQRVQPGARGV from the coding sequence ATGAGCACGATCCGCTCGACGGTGCCGCCGCCGCCGCTGCCCGAAGTCGTCGAGGGGCAGCACTACGCGTCGCCGCAGCGCGACGTCGCGCTCGCGGACACGCTCTTCGTCGATTGCCACTTCGATCGCGTCGAATGGTCCGGCTGCCGGCTGTCGAATCTGCGCTTCGTGAACTGCACGTTCGACGCGAACCGCTTCGATCGCTGCGAGCTGCTGAAGCTCACGCACGAATCGAGCCGGATCCGCGCGGGCGCGTGGACGCAGAGCGCGCTGCGCGGCGTGTCGTTCAACGAATGCGAGATCGAAGGCGGCGCGTGGACGGGCAGCCTGCTGAAGGACGTCGTGTGCGCGCAGTCGAAGGGCGCGGGCTGGACGTTCGACGGCGTGCGCGGCGCGCATGTGTCGCTCGTCGCGGGCGATTACGCGGGCGTCACGCTGCGCGGCGGCCATTGGAGCGACACGTCGTGGATCGGCAGCGATCTCGCCGATCTGCGGCTCGAAGCCGTCGGGCTCGAAAACCTGATCGCCGGGCAAAGCGGGTTCCAGCGCGTCATGCTCGTCGAATGCCGCGGCATCAACGTGCGCTGGATCGACTCGCGAATCGAGCGGATGACCGTGCACGGCTGCGAGCTGAAGCAGGCCGCGTGGTCGCACAGCACGTGGGCGACGGGCGAGATCCATGCGAGCCGGCTGCCGCTCGCGAGCTTCGATCATGCGACGGTCAACGGCCTCACCGTGACGAACAGCGATTTGTCGCAGGCGATCTTCGATAGCGCGAGCGTCGCGGACAGCGCGTTGCAAGGCGTGCGCGCGCCGCGGATCGCGCTGCGCGACGCGTGGCTCGCGCGCGTGAATCTGTCGGGCGCGCACCTGCAGCAGCTCGACGCGCGCGGCGTGCATCTCGAGCGCGTCGACCTGCGCGGCGCCGACTGCCGCGGCGGCAACCTGGTCGGCCAGCCGCGCCAGGCATGGAGCGCGGCGGATACGCGGGATGCGGTTTTCGAGGAAGCCACCGGCGCCGACGACCAGCTCTGGTGGCAGCGAGTCCAACCCGGAGCAAGAGGAGTTTGA
- a CDS encoding DUF2169 family type VI secretion system accessory protein, with the protein MRHIKPQAALVATTNTQIGAQPMLAISIGMGFRLDQPSILVHEAAVWEALKAAAPSLPLYESALPKQRAEWLLAGHAAHPVAPGARSRNVDWTAWVELDGARKIVSCATSLGDGHAEGGFARIAVDHRHAAAGGARENPLGVTSGAPPLQQLRAFGVGPAPLAAMGAIGSDWPERTQWMPARPGTVDAMAQDGTHMGWPADVDLRFFQQAAPDQWARGECWTPGARFELSGFGPQGEGFAGELPRLAPVALVTRNGRPGIERLSFKQQTVWFLPDRGIGVLWWNGAVALDFLLDDSPTMLVAAFKDEAERIDVDALMKFADQRTDLNCTDPLQQADHELMPAIAKGWTWEMILDTEDHPRFAPAPRGYEEVRARVEQNRRQLIEARDASERLSAFEEANRNAKLPGAPRGGENWRTRLRQAKTPELSNVTIRDADLSSLRFDGWKFDDVRFERCTLDRSEWTNCRLNQVHAVDCSFADVKMSDGWWKGGKIQRCNLERSAWLNIEIERISIDECRLDDLKVAGGSWAMLSVQGRGGVRGDIQDAEWRSVSWSEVSAPGWTWTRVRADDLAIVECGMAGLAVSQCSLSKPSILLTDLSASVWQRSMLTFAVLSHGTSINGARLTDCVFKSSSLQELRADRVQVDHCSFMQLNAQHLHAQQSHWSRTVLDGANVMHAQLTGTSFDRCSLKEAMLYGADMRQTRMRDCNLVRVRTSWIHPPEAGAWRGNLNAGQLDVPRRVG; encoded by the coding sequence ATGCGACATATCAAACCACAAGCGGCCCTCGTGGCCACGACCAATACGCAGATCGGCGCGCAGCCGATGCTCGCGATCAGCATCGGGATGGGCTTCCGGCTCGATCAGCCGTCGATCCTCGTGCACGAAGCGGCCGTCTGGGAGGCGCTGAAGGCGGCCGCGCCGTCGCTGCCGCTGTACGAGTCGGCGCTGCCGAAGCAGCGCGCCGAATGGCTGCTCGCCGGCCACGCCGCGCATCCCGTCGCGCCCGGCGCACGCTCGCGCAACGTCGATTGGACCGCGTGGGTCGAGCTCGACGGCGCGCGCAAGATCGTCTCGTGCGCGACGTCGCTCGGCGACGGGCACGCGGAAGGCGGCTTTGCGCGCATCGCGGTCGATCACCGGCACGCGGCGGCGGGCGGCGCGCGGGAAAACCCGCTCGGCGTGACGTCGGGTGCGCCGCCGCTGCAGCAGCTGCGCGCGTTCGGCGTCGGTCCCGCGCCGCTCGCGGCGATGGGCGCGATCGGCAGCGACTGGCCCGAGCGCACGCAATGGATGCCGGCGCGGCCGGGCACCGTCGACGCGATGGCGCAGGACGGCACGCACATGGGCTGGCCCGCCGACGTCGATCTGCGCTTCTTTCAGCAGGCGGCGCCCGACCAGTGGGCGCGCGGCGAATGCTGGACGCCCGGCGCGCGGTTCGAGCTGAGCGGCTTCGGGCCGCAGGGCGAGGGATTCGCGGGCGAGCTGCCGCGTCTCGCGCCCGTCGCGCTCGTGACGCGAAACGGGCGTCCGGGCATCGAGCGCCTGTCGTTCAAGCAGCAAACGGTGTGGTTTCTGCCGGATCGCGGCATCGGCGTGCTGTGGTGGAACGGCGCGGTCGCGCTCGATTTCCTGCTCGACGACAGCCCGACGATGCTCGTCGCCGCGTTCAAGGACGAGGCCGAGCGGATCGACGTCGACGCGCTGATGAAGTTCGCCGATCAGCGTACGGATCTGAATTGCACCGATCCGCTGCAGCAGGCGGATCACGAACTGATGCCCGCCATCGCGAAGGGCTGGACCTGGGAGATGATCCTCGACACGGAAGACCACCCGCGCTTCGCTCCGGCGCCGCGCGGCTATGAAGAAGTCCGTGCGCGGGTCGAGCAGAACCGCCGTCAGCTGATCGAGGCGCGCGACGCGAGCGAGCGGCTCTCCGCGTTCGAGGAAGCGAATCGCAACGCGAAGCTGCCGGGCGCGCCGCGCGGCGGCGAGAACTGGCGGACCCGGCTGCGTCAGGCGAAGACGCCCGAGCTGTCGAACGTCACGATTCGCGACGCCGATCTGTCGTCGCTGCGCTTTGACGGCTGGAAGTTCGACGACGTGCGCTTCGAGCGCTGCACGCTCGATCGCAGCGAATGGACGAACTGCCGGCTCAACCAGGTCCATGCGGTCGACTGCTCGTTCGCCGACGTGAAGATGAGCGACGGCTGGTGGAAGGGCGGCAAGATCCAGCGCTGCAATCTCGAGCGCAGCGCGTGGCTGAACATCGAGATCGAGCGGATCTCGATCGACGAGTGCCGGCTCGACGACCTGAAGGTCGCGGGCGGCTCGTGGGCGATGCTGTCGGTTCAGGGGCGCGGCGGCGTGCGCGGCGACATTCAGGATGCCGAATGGCGCTCGGTGTCGTGGTCCGAGGTGAGCGCGCCCGGCTGGACCTGGACGCGCGTGCGCGCCGACGATCTCGCGATCGTCGAATGCGGGATGGCGGGCCTCGCCGTGTCGCAGTGCTCGCTGTCGAAGCCGAGCATCCTGCTGACCGACCTGTCGGCGAGCGTCTGGCAGCGCAGCATGCTGACGTTCGCGGTGTTGTCGCACGGCACGTCGATCAACGGCGCGCGGCTCACCGATTGCGTGTTCAAGTCGTCGAGCCTGCAGGAGCTGCGCGCGGACCGCGTGCAGGTCGACCACTGCTCGTTCATGCAATTGAACGCGCAGCACCTGCATGCGCAGCAGTCGCACTGGAGCCGCACGGTGCTCGACGGCGCGAACGTGATGCATGCGCAGTTGACGGGCACGTCGTTCGATCGCTGCTCGCTGAAGGAAGCGATGCTGTACGGCGCCGACATGCGGCAGACGCGGATGCGCGACTGCAATCTCGTCCGGGTCCGCACGTCATGGATCCATCCGCCGGAAGCGGGCGCGTGGCGCGGCAATCTGAACGCGGGCCAGCTCGACGTGCCGAGGAGGGTGGGATGA
- a CDS encoding type VI secretion system Vgr family protein: protein MRLIELRSPLLELDAVALSFVVHENLSQEPSYQLDLLSHDPNLDFDELLGSSLSADIDLGGGDVRTFNAHIFGGHDTGQMSGQYTYTLELRSWLSFLAENRNSRIFQDLSVPQIVEQVFQGHQRNGYRFELEGSYEPREYCVQFQETDLSFVKRLLEDEGIYFWVEHENDRHVVVISDTQRFEDLPLPNDELEYLPDGEESRAIQGREGVQRLQRTRRIKSSNVALRDFDYHAPSKRLDSDAQVEQPSLEGIPLEYYDYATGYRDPEQGERLARLRLEAIQADAHALVGEANARALAVGRAFTLVGHPAPSRNRRYYVTNSELTFIQDGPDSTSQGRNVAVKFRALTDDQPYHPLLLTKKPRVPGIQSATVVGPEMSEVHTDKLGRIRVHFHWDRYKTTEADASCWIRVTQAWAGKGWGVIAMPRVGQEVIVIYVDGDLDRPLATGIVYNGENPTPYDLPKDIRYTGLVTRSIKRAGGFPNASQLTFDDQHGAERVMIHAERDMQQTVERNSSTSIAQDLNLSVDGTSTSVVGIKVSFTGISVSYTGLSVSFTGVSASFTGLSTSFTGVSTSFTGVSTSFSGVTTSFTGVSTSFVGVDTGFTGISTGFVGVETSITGSKNSVTGVSNSMTGISSSWTDVSMSTTGQSESITGVSLSYTGTSNSMTGTSTSVTGTSTSITGTSMSNTGSSTSITGTSMSTTGSSVGMTGSSMSATGSSVGTTGSSVSTTGSKMSVTGFSFSYTGASYEDVGIDLKKLGMQTKN, encoded by the coding sequence ATGCGTCTGATCGAACTACGCAGTCCACTGCTGGAGCTGGATGCGGTCGCGCTGAGCTTCGTGGTTCACGAGAACCTGTCGCAGGAGCCGTCGTACCAGCTCGACTTGCTGAGCCACGATCCGAATCTGGATTTCGACGAACTGCTCGGCTCGTCGCTGTCGGCCGACATCGATCTCGGCGGCGGCGACGTGCGGACGTTCAATGCGCACATATTCGGCGGGCATGACACGGGCCAGATGAGCGGGCAGTACACGTACACGCTGGAATTGAGGAGCTGGCTGTCGTTCCTGGCGGAGAACCGCAACAGCCGGATCTTCCAGGACTTGAGCGTGCCGCAGATTGTCGAGCAGGTGTTCCAGGGGCATCAGCGCAACGGCTACCGGTTCGAGCTCGAAGGGAGCTACGAGCCGCGCGAGTACTGCGTGCAGTTCCAGGAAACGGATCTGAGCTTCGTGAAGCGGCTGCTCGAGGACGAAGGGATCTACTTCTGGGTCGAGCACGAGAATGACCGGCACGTGGTCGTGATCTCGGATACGCAGCGGTTCGAGGATCTGCCGCTGCCGAACGATGAGCTCGAATACTTGCCGGACGGCGAAGAGTCGCGCGCGATCCAGGGGCGCGAAGGCGTGCAGCGCTTGCAGCGTACGCGACGGATCAAATCGAGCAACGTCGCGCTGCGCGACTTCGACTATCACGCGCCGTCGAAACGATTGGACAGCGATGCGCAGGTCGAGCAGCCGAGCCTCGAAGGGATTCCGCTCGAGTACTACGACTACGCAACCGGCTACCGCGATCCGGAGCAGGGCGAGCGTCTCGCGCGCTTGCGGCTCGAAGCGATCCAGGCCGATGCGCACGCGCTCGTCGGCGAGGCGAACGCGCGTGCGCTTGCGGTGGGCCGCGCGTTCACGCTGGTCGGCCATCCGGCGCCGAGCCGCAATCGCCGGTACTACGTGACGAACAGCGAGCTGACGTTCATTCAGGACGGACCGGATAGCACGTCGCAGGGCCGCAACGTCGCGGTCAAGTTTCGCGCGCTCACGGACGACCAGCCTTATCACCCGCTGCTCCTGACCAAAAAGCCGCGGGTGCCGGGCATCCAGAGCGCGACGGTGGTGGGGCCGGAGATGTCGGAGGTTCACACCGACAAGCTTGGCCGGATCCGCGTGCACTTCCACTGGGATCGCTACAAGACGACCGAGGCGGATGCGTCGTGCTGGATTCGCGTGACGCAGGCATGGGCGGGCAAGGGTTGGGGCGTGATCGCGATGCCGCGGGTCGGCCAGGAAGTGATCGTGATTTATGTCGACGGCGATCTCGATCGTCCGCTCGCGACGGGGATCGTCTACAACGGCGAAAACCCGACGCCGTACGACCTGCCGAAGGACATCCGCTACACCGGCCTCGTCACGCGCTCGATCAAGCGCGCGGGAGGCTTTCCGAATGCGAGCCAGCTGACGTTCGACGACCAGCACGGCGCGGAGCGCGTGATGATCCATGCGGAGCGCGACATGCAGCAGACGGTCGAGCGCAACAGCTCGACGTCGATCGCGCAGGATCTGAACCTGTCGGTGGATGGAACGTCGACGTCGGTCGTCGGCATCAAGGTCAGCTTCACAGGGATCTCGGTGTCATATACCGGGTTGTCGGTGAGCTTCACCGGCGTGTCCGCGAGCTTCACCGGCCTGAGCACGTCGTTCACCGGCGTGAGCACGAGCTTCACCGGCGTGTCGACATCGTTTAGCGGTGTGACCACGAGTTTCACCGGCGTGTCGACGTCGTTTGTCGGTGTCGATACGGGCTTTACCGGTATCAGCACGGGATTCGTCGGCGTAGAAACGAGCATCACCGGTTCCAAGAATTCCGTGACAGGCGTGTCGAACAGCATGACGGGCATCTCGTCGTCGTGGACCGACGTCAGCATGTCGACGACCGGTCAGTCGGAGAGCATCACCGGCGTGTCGCTGTCGTACACGGGCACGTCGAACAGCATGACGGGCACGAGCACGTCGGTGACTGGGACGTCGACGAGCATCACGGGCACGTCGATGTCGAACACCGGCAGCTCGACGAGCATCACGGGCACGTCGATGTCGACGACGGGCAGCTCGGTGGGCATGACGGGCTCGAGCATGTCGGCCACCGGCAGTTCGGTGGGCACGACGGGTTCGAGCGTATCGACGACGGGCAGCAAGATGTCGGTCACCGGCTTCAGCTTCTCGTATACGGGGGCGAGCTACGAAGACGTGGGCATCGACCTGAAGAAGCTCGGGATGCAGACGAAGAACTGA
- a CDS encoding type VI secretion system Vgr family protein gives MRLIELRSPLLEPDTVALSFVVHENLSQEPSYQLELLSHDPDLDFDELLGSTLSADIDLGGGDVRTFNTHVFGGYDTGQMSGQYTYTLELKSWLSFLAENRNSRIFQNMSVPQIVEQVFQGHQRNGYRFELEGSYEPREYCVQFQETDLNFVKRLLEDEGIYFWVEHENDRHVVVISDTQRFEDLPLPNDELEYLPDGEESRAIQGREGVQRLQRTRRIKSNNVALRDFDYHAPSNRLDSDAQQVSPPNLEGIPLEYYDYATGYRDPEQGERLARLRLEAFQAESHTLVGEANARALAAGRAFTLVGHPAAQRNRRYYVTNSELTFIQDGPDSTSQGRNVAVKFRALADDQPFRPLLTTPRPEVPGIQSATVVGPEMAEVHTDKLGRIRVHFHWDRYKTTEADASCWIRVSQAWAGKGWGVIAMPRVGQEVLITYVDGDLDRPLVTGIVYNGENPTPYDLPKDIRYTGLVSRSIKRAGGFQNASQITFDDQRGAERVMIHAERDMQQTVERNSSTSIAQDLNLSVKGTATSVVGISVSFTGISVSYTGLSVSFTGVSASFTGLSTSFTGVSTSFTGVSTSFTGVSTSFIGVSTSFTGVDTGFKGVSTAMIGVSTSIVGSSNSVTGVSNSMTGISSSWTDVSMSTTGQSQSITGVSLSYTGTSNSMTGTSTSVTGTSTSITGTSMSNTGSSTSITGTSMSTTGSSTSITGSSVSTTGSSVSTTGSSVSTTGSSVSVTGFSFSYTGASYSDVGIDLKKVGMQVKS, from the coding sequence ATGCGTCTGATCGAACTGCGCAGTCCCTTGCTGGAGCCGGATACGGTCGCGCTGAGCTTCGTGGTCCACGAGAATCTGTCGCAGGAGCCGTCGTATCAACTGGAACTGCTGAGCCACGACCCGGACCTGGATTTCGACGAGCTGCTCGGCTCGACGCTGTCGGCCGACATCGATCTGGGCGGCGGCGACGTGCGGACGTTCAACACGCACGTGTTCGGCGGCTACGACACGGGCCAGATGAGCGGGCAGTACACGTACACGCTGGAGCTGAAGAGCTGGCTGTCGTTCCTGGCGGAGAACCGCAACAGCCGGATCTTCCAGAACATGAGCGTGCCGCAGATCGTCGAGCAGGTGTTCCAGGGCCATCAGCGCAACGGCTACCGGTTCGAGCTCGAAGGCAGTTACGAGCCGCGCGAGTACTGCGTGCAGTTCCAGGAAACGGATCTGAACTTCGTGAAGCGGCTGCTCGAAGACGAAGGGATCTACTTCTGGGTCGAACACGAGAATGACCGGCACGTGGTCGTGATCTCGGATACGCAGCGGTTCGAGGATCTGCCGCTGCCGAACGACGAGCTCGAATACTTGCCGGACGGCGAGGAGTCGCGCGCGATCCAGGGGCGCGAAGGCGTGCAGCGCTTGCAGCGCACGCGGCGAATCAAGTCGAACAACGTCGCGTTGCGCGACTTCGATTATCACGCGCCGTCGAATCGGCTGGACAGCGACGCGCAACAGGTATCGCCGCCGAATCTCGAAGGGATTCCGCTCGAATACTACGACTACGCAACCGGCTACCGCGATCCCGAGCAAGGCGAGCGTCTCGCACGTTTGCGGCTCGAGGCGTTCCAGGCGGAATCGCACACGCTCGTCGGCGAGGCGAACGCGCGTGCGCTTGCGGCGGGTCGCGCGTTCACGCTCGTCGGCCATCCGGCCGCGCAGCGCAATCGCCGGTACTACGTGACGAACAGCGAGCTGACGTTCATTCAGGACGGACCGGATAGTACGTCGCAGGGCCGCAACGTCGCGGTCAAGTTTCGCGCGCTCGCCGACGATCAGCCGTTCCGTCCGCTCCTGACGACGCCGCGCCCCGAAGTGCCGGGCATCCAGAGCGCGACGGTGGTGGGGCCGGAGATGGCGGAGGTCCACACCGACAAGCTCGGCCGGATCCGCGTGCACTTCCATTGGGATCGCTACAAGACGACGGAAGCGGATGCGTCGTGCTGGATTCGCGTGTCGCAGGCGTGGGCGGGCAAGGGTTGGGGCGTGATCGCGATGCCGCGGGTCGGGCAGGAAGTGCTGATCACATACGTCGACGGCGATCTCGATCGTCCGCTCGTGACGGGGATCGTCTACAACGGCGAAAACCCGACGCCGTACGACCTGCCGAAGGACATCCGCTACACCGGCCTCGTGTCGCGCTCGATCAAGCGCGCGGGCGGTTTCCAGAACGCGAGCCAGATCACGTTCGACGACCAGCGCGGCGCGGAGCGCGTGATGATCCACGCGGAGCGCGACATGCAGCAGACGGTCGAGCGCAACAGCTCGACGTCGATCGCGCAGGATTTGAACCTGTCGGTGAAAGGGACGGCGACGTCGGTCGTCGGGATCTCGGTCAGCTTCACGGGCATCTCGGTGTCGTACACGGGCCTGTCGGTCAGCTTCACCGGCGTGTCCGCGAGCTTTACCGGCTTGAGCACGTCGTTCACCGGCGTGAGCACGAGCTTCACCGGCGTGTCGACATCGTTTACCGGCGTGAGCACGAGCTTCATTGGCGTGTCGACGTCGTTCACCGGCGTCGATACAGGCTTCAAGGGCGTGTCGACAGCGATGATCGGTGTCTCGACCAGCATCGTGGGTTCCAGCAACTCGGTGACGGGCGTGTCGAACAGCATGACGGGCATCTCGTCGTCTTGGACCGACGTCAGCATGTCGACGACCGGTCAGTCGCAGAGCATCACCGGTGTGTCGCTGTCGTACACGGGCACGTCGAACAGCATGACGGGCACGAGCACGTCGGTGACCGGGACGTCGACGAGCATCACGGGCACGTCGATGTCGAACACGGGCAGCTCGACGAGCATCACGGGCACGTCGATGTCGACGACGGGCAGCTCGACGAGCATCACCGGCTCGAGCGTGTCGACGACCGGCAGTTCGGTGAGCACGACGGGTTCGAGCGTATCGACGACGGGCAGCAGCGTGTCGGTCACGGGGTTCAGCTTCTCGTACACCGGGGCGAGCTACTCGGACGTGGGCATCGACCTGAAGAAGGTCGGCATGCAAGTGAAGAGCTGA